Proteins encoded in a region of the Candidatus Bathyarchaeota archaeon genome:
- a CDS encoding radical SAM protein, which yields MGFSLEKAVDLLKRSLSLNSPHHVQWMLTRRCNYRCRGCTVWQEEHDTEPEITTEEVKAGLDILRELGVIEVVFSGGNPLLRDDIGEIVSYASKYFVTTVYDNGSMALKKIDELRDADF from the coding sequence ATGGGATTTTCATTAGAAAAAGCTGTTGATTTACTTAAACGCTCACTATCACTCAATAGCCCCCATCACGTTCAGTGGATGCTGACTCGAAGATGTAATTACAGATGTAGGGGATGCACTGTATGGCAAGAAGAACATGATACCGAACCAGAAATAACAACTGAAGAAGTTAAGGCGGGATTAGATATCCTAAGAGAACTCGGAGTTATTGAAGTAGTTTTTTCCGGTGGAAATCCCCTACTTCGCGACGATATTGGCGAAATAGTTAGTTACGCCTCCAAATATTTTGTGACTACGGTTTATGATAACGGAAGTATGGCCCTAAAGAAAATTGATGAGTTACGCGACGCTGATTTTG